Proteins from one Chitinophaga oryzae genomic window:
- a CDS encoding acetyltransferase translates to MKIRRATATDYPEMVRIWESAVKATHGFLAQEDFEHIRALLPEAFFPQVDTYLFLNDAGQPVAFLGVHADSLEMLFVEDASRGKGVGKQLIHYALTELHIRKVDVNEQNSQAVGFYERMGFKISGRSERDGMGKPYPILHMEC, encoded by the coding sequence ATGAAGATAAGAAGAGCAACAGCCACAGATTACCCGGAAATGGTAAGAATATGGGAATCCGCCGTAAAGGCCACCCATGGGTTTTTAGCGCAGGAAGATTTTGAGCATATCAGGGCGCTCCTGCCGGAGGCGTTTTTTCCACAGGTAGATACTTACCTGTTTTTGAATGACGCGGGACAGCCGGTAGCTTTTCTCGGTGTACACGCCGATTCGCTGGAGATGTTGTTTGTAGAGGATGCCTCGCGGGGAAAGGGCGTGGGTAAGCAGCTTATTCATTATGCCCTCACGGAGCTGCATATCCGTAAAGTGGATGTTAACGAGCAAAACAGTCAGGCTGTTGGTTTTTATGAGCGCATGGGCTTTAAGATCAGCGGCCGTTCTGAGAGGGACGGCATGGGCAAGCCCTACCCGATATTGCATATGGAATGCTGA
- a CDS encoding transposase: MTTSVIFFGIMAAIGYIFLQSLFILGVRIAAKGAVEKLPNGKDKDSEMILFPIFKYLTRTERIKIYYSGEQFDQLARRLGVLMPEYRLNMEDNSILLPPDDASRVPVLKELNNMLPKIDGKIQVEVTGNSIRFFKIDEVFKVNKYLRKPVIQCPICMASYWSVFSYWIPVIYFYGFNFWVVYAGVVNICAIACMNWLLWMRGSAYETQIMKG; this comes from the coding sequence ATGACTACAAGTGTAATCTTCTTCGGCATCATGGCTGCCATCGGCTATATCTTTTTACAATCCCTGTTTATACTGGGGGTACGGATAGCGGCGAAAGGCGCGGTAGAGAAACTGCCCAACGGAAAAGACAAAGACAGTGAAATGATCCTGTTCCCCATCTTCAAGTACCTCACCCGTACCGAACGTATAAAAATTTACTACAGCGGCGAGCAGTTTGATCAGCTGGCCCGGAGGCTCGGCGTGCTGATGCCGGAATACCGTTTAAACATGGAAGACAACAGCATCCTGCTTCCGCCGGACGATGCTTCCAGGGTCCCGGTGCTGAAAGAGCTGAATAACATGCTTCCTAAGATCGACGGGAAAATACAGGTAGAAGTAACGGGCAACAGTATACGATTTTTTAAGATCGATGAAGTGTTCAAGGTTAATAAATACCTGCGCAAGCCGGTGATCCAGTGTCCTATCTGCATGGCCTCTTACTGGAGCGTTTTCAGCTACTGGATCCCGGTAATCTACTTTTATGGTTTTAACTTCTGGGTAGTATATGCCGGCGTGGTCAATATCTGTGCAATAGCTTGTATGAACTGGCTGTTGTGGATGCGGGGCTCGGCCTACGAAACACAGATCATGAAGGGATAA
- a CDS encoding SPL family radical SAM protein, which produces MIRTVVVKSILNKTKRRDPWFLDDYTLNPYSGCSFNCQYCYIRGSKYGINMEEKLSVKSNAVGLLERQLSLRARKKQYGIIVLSSATDPYLQIEKTQQLTRRLLEVILHYRFPVHVITKSDLVGRDFDLLQAIDQTAILPGDLQDKLSHKVFITFSFSTISDTIAHIFEPGATPPSLRLGTLKTAIQHGFHSGVSLMPLLPFITDTATHLDEMFQAFKTAGAAYIFPATLTLFGSGPADSKTLVMNAVAKHYPHLMEKYQRFFADGPQMPAYYRQAFSQKMEELCRQYGLRNSLIPS; this is translated from the coding sequence ATGATACGTACCGTCGTTGTTAAATCCATACTGAACAAGACAAAGCGCCGGGATCCCTGGTTCCTGGACGACTATACGCTCAATCCCTACAGCGGCTGCTCTTTCAACTGCCAGTACTGTTACATCAGGGGCAGTAAGTACGGGATCAATATGGAGGAAAAGCTGAGTGTGAAGAGTAATGCGGTGGGGCTGCTGGAGCGGCAGCTGTCGCTCCGCGCCCGGAAAAAACAGTACGGCATTATCGTGCTGTCTTCCGCCACTGATCCTTACCTGCAAATTGAAAAAACGCAACAGCTTACCCGGCGCCTGCTGGAGGTGATTCTGCATTACCGCTTCCCCGTGCATGTGATCACCAAATCGGACCTGGTCGGCCGCGATTTTGATCTGCTGCAGGCCATCGATCAAACCGCTATTCTTCCCGGCGATCTTCAGGATAAACTATCCCATAAGGTTTTTATTACGTTCTCCTTCTCCACCATCTCCGATACCATTGCGCATATTTTTGAGCCCGGCGCCACCCCGCCTTCGCTGCGCCTCGGGACGTTAAAAACAGCCATACAGCATGGCTTTCACAGTGGCGTGAGCCTGATGCCGTTGTTGCCTTTTATCACGGATACGGCCACACACCTGGATGAAATGTTTCAGGCCTTTAAAACTGCCGGTGCGGCTTATATATTCCCGGCTACGCTGACATTATTCGGATCGGGGCCGGCAGACAGCAAAACACTGGTGATGAACGCCGTCGCCAAACACTATCCTCATCTGATGGAAAAGTACCAACGGTTCTTTGCGGATGGTCCGCAAATGCCGGCATATTACCGGCAGGCTTTCTCGCAGAAAATGGAGGAGCTGTGCCGGCAATACGGGCTGCGAAACAGCCTTATCCCTTCATGA
- a CDS encoding DNA alkylation repair protein, translated as METISSKATIKQLVAAALHALQHSGREIFVTSLHDTLLKKKVKFPLLEYAAREIAAAVPDEEQTSILDDIICLRETGSQVLAGTVLQLRLDRHFAASIDKACAYIQYGDQWYVCDIIGERVLGHALLTRPEETIPLLQQLSAHENKWMVRTVGVAAHYAVKKGLSPVFVEPVFNMLLSLSDATDFHTRKGIGWGAKTVAKFHPELIARYHPRIESAATRQWFRTKINMGLHYSRKK; from the coding sequence ATGGAAACGATCAGTAGCAAGGCAACGATCAAACAACTGGTGGCAGCAGCCCTGCATGCCCTGCAGCATAGTGGCCGGGAGATATTTGTCACCTCGCTGCATGACACCCTGCTGAAGAAGAAAGTGAAGTTTCCGCTGCTGGAATATGCCGCCAGGGAAATAGCGGCGGCGGTCCCGGATGAAGAACAGACCAGCATCCTGGACGATATTATATGCCTGCGGGAAACCGGCAGCCAGGTGCTGGCAGGCACGGTCCTGCAGCTGCGCCTGGACCGGCACTTCGCAGCGTCGATCGATAAGGCCTGCGCTTATATTCAGTACGGCGACCAGTGGTATGTATGCGACATCATCGGAGAACGGGTGTTAGGACACGCCCTGCTGACAAGGCCCGAAGAAACGATTCCCTTATTACAGCAGCTATCCGCGCACGAGAATAAATGGATGGTCAGGACCGTAGGAGTGGCTGCGCATTACGCAGTAAAGAAAGGATTATCACCGGTATTTGTTGAGCCGGTGTTCAATATGCTGCTATCGCTGTCGGACGCAACAGATTTTCATACCAGGAAAGGAATCGGATGGGGCGCCAAAACAGTCGCGAAGTTTCATCCGGAACTCATCGCCCGTTATCATCCGCGTATCGAATCTGCCGCCACAAGACAATGGTTCAGAACAAAAATTAATATGGGTCTTCATTACAGCAGGAAAAAATGA